In the genome of Dyadobacter fermentans DSM 18053, the window AATTTTTGGCTCGGAGGCCAATAAGGACATACTTATTGATTTCCTCAACGTGCTTTTCGCCGGTGAAAGGCTGGTGGCCGATCTGACATTCGCTTCAAACGAGAACAATGGCCGGATACCGATCCTCCGCCGGGCTATTTTCGATTTGTGCTGCACGGGAGCCGATGGAGAACAGTTCATCATTGAAGTGCAGCGCGTGCGGCAGGAATATTTCAAAGACCGGTGCCTGTACTACTCCGCATCCCTGATCCGCGACCAGGTGGAAGCAGGTGGTACCAATTGGAGGTACGACCTGAAACCGGTGTACCTGATCGGCTTAATGGATTTTTGTTTTGAAGATTCGGATGACGGTCACTATTTGCATGAAATCCGGTTGATCAAGAGAAGCAACGGCCAGGTGTTTTACGACAAGTTTGGTCTCACATTCATTGAAATGCCTGCTTTCCAAAAAAAGGAATCGGACCTTTCGACCGAGCTGGACAGGTGGCTGTATTTGTTGAAAAATTTGAGTAAATTGAATATCGTTCCGCCGGTTTTGACAAATCCTGTTTATCAAAAAGTTTTCAGAGTAGCAGAAGTTTGTAACCTAAATAAAGAAGAAAAAATGGCTTGGGATGCATATTTAAAAGCAAAATGGGACAACGAGAATTCCATGGACTACGCAAAGAAGGAAGCGATGCGGGTAGGGCATGAAGAGGGGCATAAAGAGGGGCATAAAGAGGGGCATAAAGAAGGTATGAAGGAAGGCATTAAAAAAGGTCGCGAAACCGGCATAGAGCTCGGCAAACGCCAGGTGGTGAAGAACATGCTAGCCAAGGGCTTTGACATGCAGACGATCTCCGATATTACCGGCCTGACGTTCGAGCAAATACGGAATGCCTGAGCGTTCTATTCGTTGAGCCGTTCCAGGCGTAAAATGTACTCGGTGTCGTCGCTGAGTTTCAGGCCTTTTTTTAATGAGCCCGTCGCCGGGTTGAACTGCCATACATAACATCCCTCGTTACCGGAACTAACCGTGATGTGCGCTATTCCGTCTTCGACCAGCACACATTGCCGGACCGTTCCCTTGTCGAGTGGCAGCGGGAGGCGGCTGGTGGTTTGCTTTTCGAGATCCAGCAGATAGAAGTCAAAATGGGGGACTTTGTAGTGGTCTTTCATGCCGGTGTAGAGCCCTTTCCGTTCAGTTCTTACGATGGCTTTTCCATTGCCCACGTACCAGAATCCGTAGCCATGGTTCTGAATGGGCGATGCGGAAATATTGAAAAAATAGTCACTGTCGATTTCTTCCTTTGAATGCCTGATACGGAAAATGCCCGTCGGTTTTTCGGGGTAGTTTCCAGACGCGATGCCCGGACAGGCGATGAAGTAAAAATCCCCGTTTTCGGTCACAAATGAATGGCTCTGGCGCGTATTGACGCCCCCGGGGTACACCGAACGTGTGTCCTTAAGAATCTTCAAAGTTTTGAGCTGAGGATATTCCAGCACGGCTGTGTAAATGGTGTCTCCGGTAGTGTAGTTGTTAAGCGCGTAGGTGTGATAGCAGTAGCCAATGTACAGCTTGTTATCCAAAAACTGAGAAAATCCGATCGAGAGCCAGTTATAGCCGCCGAAAGGAGCGGGGATGGGCATTGTTCCCTGGCTTACCGTCAGATCGCTCACTCTTATCTTGGCATACCCGACCGCCCGCGCCTTGTCGTCATAGCCCATAATCATCAGCGAATCGCGCGTGAGCCAGTTGTAGTTTTCCAGCGATGAAATTCCTTTGAGGGCGATGGCCGTGTCGCGGACGAACTCGCCGTTTGCAACTTTGTATCTTACAAAAGACCCCGTCCGGCGGTCGACGCTGTAATACCGGCCGTCGCGGACGATGAGATCATAGTAAAGTGGCGCAGGCACCACCCGCGCACCAGCCCGCTCCGGATTAATTTCACCCGAAGCCAGCGAATCGGCTTGAAGGATATATTCTTTGCCATTTTTCATCATGGCATAAATGCTGTACTTCCTGGCTGGGGTTTCCTTTTCCTCCGGGGACGTTTTACGGCAGCCCGTCAGCAGCGTAATGGCACAAAAAATCAGCAATGCGAAGTGAACGACACCCCGGTAACGATGTATCATGAGTTAGGTCAGATATTGAACTGATGCATGAGCTGCTTCAAAACGAGCGGCGGCAGGCTTACCATGGCACCTTCCTCAACGATAATCACCTCGCCGGTGCTCGCATTGCCGCCGTAGTTGAGCGCAATGTAGTTTTGGCCTTTTTTTAAAGAAACGGTCTCTTTGTTCAGGGTAGGATTGGCGCAGGAGCCCTGGAAAGTGAGTTCGATATCCTCCTTGGGATTGATCAGCACCGCTCCGCAGAAGTCCATAATGCCCGTTTCGCTGTTGATCGCCACATTACTTTTGGGCGCAATGGATAGTGTAAATTCTTTTTCGTAAAGATCCTTATTTTCAGTGCCGGAAATATTGTCAAGGGCAATTACTTCCTGTTTGACAGACCCTTGTTTGTTGATGTAAAGAACCGACCCCAACGCCGCTATCAGGCATGCCGCAACCGCCGGCTTCCAGAATGTGCGGACGATCGTGCGCCTTACTTCCTGCACGCGCGGCGCTTCATGGGATGACGGTAACACCGCAGCGATCCCATCCCAGATTTCGGACTGTACCGATATCTTTTCCGCCGGCGTGGCCCATTCCACGGCCTCGTCGGTGTCGTCGCTGAGCAGCCATTCCTCTACAACCGCCTTTTCATCGTCGGTGCAACGGCCATGGTGGTATTTTTCAATAAGTTCTTTACTGATCTTCATTCACGTACTCCACAGTTCGGTTGGTGATGCTTCCTGAAAGTAAAAGTAGCATAAATTGGGGATAGCCGTAAGTCGCACCGGCGATTCTAGTGCATATATTCGGCGAGATTGGCGCGGAGCGTGGTGAGCGCGCGGGTAATGTGGTACTCGACGGCCCGCTCCGAGATGAGCAGTGCCGAAGCAATCTCTTTGTTGCTCAGGCCTTCCTCGCGGCTCATTTTGTACACGCGCCGGCATTGGCAAGGTAACGTGTCTACCAGGCCATCAACCTTGTTTTTGAGGCTGTTATAAAGGATTTCGTGTTCCGTGCAATGCGTCCGGTCGCAGTGGTCGGCAAAAGCGATCTCGTTATGCTCTTTGCGCGACTTCGTGTTTCTAAGGTATTCGAATACCTTGAACTTGGCCGAGCGCAGCAGGTAACGCTCCACGGAAGTAGTGATTTCCAACTCGTCCTTTCGTTCCCACAGCGATTTGAATATTTCCTGCACCATACCCTTGGCAGGCTCCGGGTCGCGGATGGTGTTGTAGCATACCGCGTAAACTTTCTCCCAGTAAGCCAGGTAGATCTGCTTAAAAGACTGTTCGTCTATCCGGAAAGGAGCATTATCAGTGGTATGGACGGTCATGCAATTGGGCGCAAGCGAATCGATCAGGCAAATATAGGCCTTTGTTTATAATAAGTCCAAATAAGTTATTTCCATAAGGCATCATTTCAAGCCCGTGTACGCCACGATTCCCCCACGTCAGCCGCCGTTTCGCCTGCCGATCGCGCCGGTTGGGCCGGATTAGCTTTTTAAACACAGCATGTTATGTGGAATTTTGGTTTAACCATTTACAAAACATAGCCGATGAAAGCATTACTATTAGCCATGACATTTCTTTTAGCTGCCAATCTTTACGCACAGGAGGGCACGCAGGTCGTCCGCGGGACCGTCCGCGACGAGGTTTCCAAATCACCGGTGATCGGCGCGTCGGTGCTGCTCGTGCGGGAAGCAGGCGAGAGCCCGGTAGGTGCCGTTACCGACGTCCGGGGCGATTTCAGCATTCCGGGTGTGCCGATGGGCCGCCAGTCGTTTCAGGTAACAATGGTCGGATATGAGCCGCAGCGACTGTCGAATATCGTCGTGACGGCTGGTAAGGAGGTGGTTTTGAATGTAGCCATGACCGAGGCGGTGCAAAACCTGAACGAGGTGGTGGTGACGGCAGATCGCAAGAACGACAAAACCAAAACCAACAACGAGCTGTCGCTGGTGAGCGGCCGGTCGTTTAATGTGGATGATACCAAACGATATGCCGGTGCATTGGGCGACCCGTCGCGTATGGCGGCCAATTTCGCGGGCGTGGTGTCGGGCGACGATTCCCGCAACGACATTGTGGTGCGCGGAAACTCGCCATCCGGCACGCTTTGGCAGTTAGAAGGCCTCAATATCCCCAATCCCAACCACTTTGGCTCATTTGCCGCCACGGGCGGACCCGTGAGCATGCTGAACAACAACGTGCTCGGCAAGTCCGACTTTCTTACCGGGGCCTTTCCCGCCCAGTACGGCAATGCCCTAGCAGCCGTGTTTGACCTGCAACTACGTGAGGGCAATAATCAGAAACATGAATTAATGGGGCAGGTGGGGTTCAACGGTTTTGAACTTGGGGCCGAAGGTCCTTTTTCCAAAAATTCAAAAGCATCGTTCCTCTTGAATTACCGCTATTCCACGCTCGGGCTGTTTAAGGCGCTCGGTTTGCAGTTCGGCACCGGCACGGCCATTCCCGATTATCAGGATTTGAACTTCAAAGTAGCCGTGCCGACCGGTGCGAAAGGAAAACTTACGCTATTTGGCATAACCGGAAGCAGCGACGTCAATTTTTTGGGGAACGAGGTTGATACCACGCTCACAAATCTCTATGGAACAGAGAATACCAATACGCGTGTCAGATACGGGACAAACATTTTCGGACTGGCCTACGAACACAACATCAGTCCCAAAACCTTCGCGAAACTGACCCTCGGCATGAGCACCACGCGGGAGCGTTTCAGCGGCGATTCGATCAGCAATGTAACCCGCGAGGCGTTCCTGAGCGGCGAAGCCCGGTATAATACATCCAAATACTCGGCTGTTTTGAATGTAAGACATAAAATGGATGCCAAAAACAGCCTCTACGGCGGCGTGACGGTGGATTTGCTCGATTTTGACCTTTACAGCCGGTCCATTTATCAGGGTGGGAAGATCGACACCGTGAGGGCGAATGTGCGCGGTGAAAAAACGGTGCTCACGCAGGCTTACGCACAATGGAAGCACCGGCTGTCGACCGGCCTTATTTTCACTACCGGCGTGCATTTCCAGCATTATAACCTGAACAACAATGTAGCGGTGGAGCCGCGGGCGGGTTTGCAATATACATTCGGCAAAGGGCAGTCGGTGAGCGTGGGCTATGGGCTGAACAGCCAGGCGCAGAACATTTACACTTATTTTGTACAAACGCCGGGAGAATCGGGGCCGGTGCGGACCAACAAGGACCTGGGTTTTACCAAAAGCCATCATTTTATGCTGAGCTATCAGAATCGCCTGACTGATAACCTGTTGCTGAAAATCGAGCCTTACTACCAAAAATTGTTCGATGTGCCGGTGGAGCAGCGCCCGTCCACTTACTCGGCGCTGAATATGGGCGCTTCCTTTGGCCCGTCCGACCGGGATAGCCTGGTCAACGGAGGCACAGGGCACAATATGGGTATCGAAATGACCCTGGAAAGGTATTTCAACAAAGGCTACTATTTCCTGCTCACGACTTCGCTCTTCGATTCGAAATACAAAGGCAGCGACAAGGTGGAGCGCAACACGGCATTCAACACGCGCTACGTGGTTAATGTGCTGGGAGGCAAAGAGTTTCGGTTGGGGCGTGATAATTTGCTGAGTGCCAATATCAAAACATCGCTCGTGGGTGGCAAATACATTACCCCGCTCAACCTGGCCGCCTCTCGGCTCCGGGGCTCGGCTGCCTACGACGAAAACCGTGCCTATTCGCTCCGGCAGAGCGCTTACTTTCGGACCGACATCCGGTTTTCGTACCGCCGCGAAATGCGGAGAAGCACGATGGAATTTTCGATGGATTTGCAGAACGTCACAGCCCGCAAAAACATTTTCCAGCAAACCTATAATCCACGCACGAACGAGCTCGTGAACCAGTATCAGCAGCCGTTCTTCCCGGTACCTTATTTCCGGTATACATTTTAATTGAAATTTGGCGGGTAAACGAGTAGTTTGCCCGCCGAAATTCACTGCGATGAAAGAAAACGCTTACACGCTCAACGACAGGAAATGGCGCATGATCGGCATCCCGCTTCTGGGTATGGTCATCCCCCTGATGCTCCATTTCGACGAGTTCCTGAAATTAAGCCGGCTTTTCTTTCTCAGCTTCCTCATGTCGACATTGCTTACCCTCACATTCTGGGAGGGTAACCGGTACATCATCATCTGGATGCGCCGGATTTTTCCGGAATATAGTCAGACCGGCCGGCGGATAGCGGCACAAGCCCTGCTGGCGGTAGCGTACGTGTTACTGGTTTGCCTGCTCCTGGATGAGCTATACTACAAGCCGGTTTACCACGTGAGCGTGCTCGCGGTAGGGTTCAGGATCAGCATTGTGCCTACGGTGATCGTTTACCTGGTGTATGAAGCCGTTTATTTTTTTGATGCCTGGAAAATGAATGTAAGGAAAACGGAAGCGCTGATGCGCGAGAATGTGCAGTCGCAGCTGGAAGTGCTCAAAAACCAGCTGGACCCGCATTTTTTGTTCAATAGCATGAATACGCTGGCGGCGCTCATCGACGATGAAAATACCGCTGCCCAGGATTACCTCGAAAAGCTCTCGGACGTGTACCGTTACGTGCTCGTGAGCCGCAACAAGAACACGGTTCCGCTGAGTGAGGAAATCGCGTTTGTGGACGCTTATGTGTATCTCAATAAAATCCGGTTCAGGGACAATTTGCAGGTGGAAAAGCAGCTTTCCGGCACCACATTGGCACACTATATTGCCCCGCTGAGCCTGCAAATGCTGATCGAGAATGCGATCAAGCATAATGTAGCTACGCGCGAGAACCCGCTTGTGATTGCCATCCGTGACGACGGCGACGGGTACCTTGCAGTTGAAAATAACATTTCAGAAAAAACCATCCTGGAAAAATCCACGCGCGTGGGCTTGCAGAACATCATCAACCGCTACGGCCTTCTGACCGACAAAGAGGTGAAAGTAACGCGCGATGAGGCACAATTTACCGTCAGGATTCCGCTGCTGGACCAATCGGTTGAATAAAAAACACATGACACCGGGGCGAACGAACGCCCGATAGCTATGAAAATACTGATTATCGAAGACGAATATCCCGCAGCCGAAAGGCTGGAAAAGCTGATCAAAAAACTCGACCCGCGCATGGAGGTGCGGGCGGTGCTGGAAAGCGTGGAAGCCGCCCGCAAATGGTTCGCGAATGCCGAGCCGGTGGACTTGATATTTTCCGATATCCAGCTCGCCGACGGGCTCAGTTTCCAAATATTCGAAGAATTCCCCGCCCACAGCCCGATAATTTTCACCACCTCGTACGACGAGTACGCGATCAAGGCATTCCGCGTCAAGAGCATCGACTATCTTTTGAAACCGATCAAACTGCCGGAACTCGCTGATGCGATCCGCAAGTATGAAGAAATTCGGGAGGATTTTTCGCCCAAGGCCTACGCCCGGAAGGTCGAAAGCCTGCTTGATAGCCTCGAAATGACCAAACGGCCTTTTAAAACAAGGTTT includes:
- a CDS encoding Rpn family recombination-promoting nuclease/putative transposase, producing the protein MEMPGMGRFIDPLSDFGFKRIFGSEANKDILIDFLNVLFAGERLVADLTFASNENNGRIPILRRAIFDLCCTGADGEQFIIEVQRVRQEYFKDRCLYYSASLIRDQVEAGGTNWRYDLKPVYLIGLMDFCFEDSDDGHYLHEIRLIKRSNGQVFYDKFGLTFIEMPAFQKKESDLSTELDRWLYLLKNLSKLNIVPPVLTNPVYQKVFRVAEVCNLNKEEKMAWDAYLKAKWDNENSMDYAKKEAMRVGHEEGHKEGHKEGHKEGMKEGIKKGRETGIELGKRQVVKNMLAKGFDMQTISDITGLTFEQIRNA
- a CDS encoding DUF4374 domain-containing protein; protein product: MIHRYRGVVHFALLIFCAITLLTGCRKTSPEEKETPARKYSIYAMMKNGKEYILQADSLASGEINPERAGARVVPAPLYYDLIVRDGRYYSVDRRTGSFVRYKVANGEFVRDTAIALKGISSLENYNWLTRDSLMIMGYDDKARAVGYAKIRVSDLTVSQGTMPIPAPFGGYNWLSIGFSQFLDNKLYIGYCYHTYALNNYTTGDTIYTAVLEYPQLKTLKILKDTRSVYPGGVNTRQSHSFVTENGDFYFIACPGIASGNYPEKPTGIFRIRHSKEEIDSDYFFNISASPIQNHGYGFWYVGNGKAIVRTERKGLYTGMKDHYKVPHFDFYLLDLEKQTTSRLPLPLDKGTVRQCVLVEDGIAHITVSSGNEGCYVWQFNPATGSLKKGLKLSDDTEYILRLERLNE
- a CDS encoding RNA polymerase sigma-70 factor, which produces MTVHTTDNAPFRIDEQSFKQIYLAYWEKVYAVCYNTIRDPEPAKGMVQEIFKSLWERKDELEITTSVERYLLRSAKFKVFEYLRNTKSRKEHNEIAFADHCDRTHCTEHEILYNSLKNKVDGLVDTLPCQCRRVYKMSREEGLSNKEIASALLISERAVEYHITRALTTLRANLAEYMH
- a CDS encoding TonB-dependent receptor, yielding MKALLLAMTFLLAANLYAQEGTQVVRGTVRDEVSKSPVIGASVLLVREAGESPVGAVTDVRGDFSIPGVPMGRQSFQVTMVGYEPQRLSNIVVTAGKEVVLNVAMTEAVQNLNEVVVTADRKNDKTKTNNELSLVSGRSFNVDDTKRYAGALGDPSRMAANFAGVVSGDDSRNDIVVRGNSPSGTLWQLEGLNIPNPNHFGSFAATGGPVSMLNNNVLGKSDFLTGAFPAQYGNALAAVFDLQLREGNNQKHELMGQVGFNGFELGAEGPFSKNSKASFLLNYRYSTLGLFKALGLQFGTGTAIPDYQDLNFKVAVPTGAKGKLTLFGITGSSDVNFLGNEVDTTLTNLYGTENTNTRVRYGTNIFGLAYEHNISPKTFAKLTLGMSTTRERFSGDSISNVTREAFLSGEARYNTSKYSAVLNVRHKMDAKNSLYGGVTVDLLDFDLYSRSIYQGGKIDTVRANVRGEKTVLTQAYAQWKHRLSTGLIFTTGVHFQHYNLNNNVAVEPRAGLQYTFGKGQSVSVGYGLNSQAQNIYTYFVQTPGESGPVRTNKDLGFTKSHHFMLSYQNRLTDNLLLKIEPYYQKLFDVPVEQRPSTYSALNMGASFGPSDRDSLVNGGTGHNMGIEMTLERYFNKGYYFLLTTSLFDSKYKGSDKVERNTAFNTRYVVNVLGGKEFRLGRDNLLSANIKTSLVGGKYITPLNLAASRLRGSAAYDENRAYSLRQSAYFRTDIRFSYRREMRRSTMEFSMDLQNVTARKNIFQQTYNPRTNELVNQYQQPFFPVPYFRYTF
- a CDS encoding sensor histidine kinase — protein: MKENAYTLNDRKWRMIGIPLLGMVIPLMLHFDEFLKLSRLFFLSFLMSTLLTLTFWEGNRYIIIWMRRIFPEYSQTGRRIAAQALLAVAYVLLVCLLLDELYYKPVYHVSVLAVGFRISIVPTVIVYLVYEAVYFFDAWKMNVRKTEALMRENVQSQLEVLKNQLDPHFLFNSMNTLAALIDDENTAAQDYLEKLSDVYRYVLVSRNKNTVPLSEEIAFVDAYVYLNKIRFRDNLQVEKQLSGTTLAHYIAPLSLQMLIENAIKHNVATRENPLVIAIRDDGDGYLAVENNISEKTILEKSTRVGLQNIINRYGLLTDKEVKVTRDEAQFTVRIPLLDQSVE
- a CDS encoding LytR/AlgR family response regulator transcription factor codes for the protein MKILIIEDEYPAAERLEKLIKKLDPRMEVRAVLESVEAARKWFANAEPVDLIFSDIQLADGLSFQIFEEFPAHSPIIFTTSYDEYAIKAFRVKSIDYLLKPIKLPELADAIRKYEEIREDFSPKAYARKVESLLDSLEMTKRPFKTRFLVKNGEQLIPINQEHVAYFFTANEMSCLVATDGRQYLVDYKLEELESLVDPMNFFRLNRQFIARIDAIQKIHTYFNGKLKIELRPQASQEIVVSREKAPAFKAWLET